In Tsuneonella dongtanensis, a single window of DNA contains:
- the gloB gene encoding hydroxyacylglutathione hydrolase yields the protein MLEIHQFACLSDNYGFLVHDPVSEETTCIDTPDADAYLREAAAKGWQITQIWNTHWHPDHAGGNAAIKAATGCTITGPAEVEKIAPLDRVVKNGDTVTLGDHAAVVIDVSGHTNGHIAYHLADDEIAFVGDSVFALGCGRMFEGEPKQFWDSLSRIKALPPQTMLYCAHEYTQSNAKFALHADPDNLDLQLYVQEIDDRRARREPTVPTKLERELKTNPFLRADREDLRNRWGGGSPHETFAKLRAAKDSF from the coding sequence ATGCTAGAGATCCATCAGTTCGCCTGCCTGTCCGACAACTACGGCTTCCTCGTCCACGACCCGGTGAGCGAGGAAACGACCTGCATCGATACGCCCGATGCCGACGCCTACTTGCGCGAGGCTGCGGCGAAGGGCTGGCAGATCACCCAGATCTGGAACACCCACTGGCACCCCGATCACGCCGGGGGGAACGCGGCGATCAAGGCCGCGACCGGTTGCACGATCACCGGACCGGCCGAGGTCGAGAAGATCGCGCCGCTCGACCGGGTCGTGAAGAACGGCGACACCGTGACCCTCGGCGATCACGCGGCGGTCGTGATCGACGTGAGCGGGCACACCAATGGCCACATCGCCTACCACCTGGCCGACGACGAAATAGCGTTCGTCGGTGACAGCGTCTTCGCGCTCGGCTGCGGGCGGATGTTCGAAGGCGAGCCCAAGCAGTTCTGGGACAGCCTGTCGCGCATCAAGGCGCTGCCCCCGCAGACGATGCTCTACTGCGCGCACGAATATACCCAGTCGAACGCGAAGTTCGCGCTCCACGCCGATCCCGACAACCTCGACCTGCAGCTCTACGTGCAGGAAATCGACGATCGGCGCGCCCGGCGCGAACCGACCGTGCCGACCAAGCTCGAGCGCGAACTCAAGACCAATCCCTTCCTTCGCGCTGATCGCGAGGACCTGCGCAATCGCTGGGGCGGCGGCAGTCCGCACGAGACGTTCGCGAAGCTGCGCGCCGCCAAGGACAGCTTCTGA
- the trmD gene encoding tRNA (guanosine(37)-N1)-methyltransferase TrmD: MTFAATVITLYPEMFPGPLGISLAGRALERGDWSIDAVQLRDFATDRHRTVDDTPAGGGAGMVLKPDVLAAALDSVDDGRPVLAMTPRGRPIDQARIRGLAAGPGVTILCGRFEGFDERIFEARPHIEQVSLGDIVLSGGEPAALAVLDACIRLLPGVMGAPLSGAEESFEDGLLEYPQYTRPQEWEGRTIPEVLRSGDHARIAAWRKSMAETDTRLRRPDLWERHSGARVQPASGAQRETKD, translated from the coding sequence ATGACCTTCGCCGCCACCGTCATAACGCTCTACCCCGAGATGTTTCCCGGGCCACTCGGCATTTCGCTTGCCGGGCGCGCGCTGGAGCGGGGGGACTGGAGCATCGACGCGGTGCAGCTGCGCGATTTCGCGACCGACCGGCACCGCACCGTCGACGATACCCCGGCAGGGGGCGGGGCGGGGATGGTGCTCAAGCCCGACGTGCTCGCCGCCGCGCTCGACAGCGTGGATGATGGCAGGCCGGTGCTGGCGATGACCCCGCGAGGGCGTCCGATCGACCAGGCGCGCATCCGCGGGCTCGCGGCGGGGCCGGGGGTGACCATCCTGTGCGGCCGCTTCGAAGGGTTCGACGAGCGCATCTTCGAGGCGCGGCCGCATATCGAGCAGGTCTCGCTCGGCGACATCGTCCTGTCGGGCGGAGAGCCCGCCGCGCTGGCCGTGCTCGACGCTTGCATTCGCCTGCTTCCCGGCGTAATGGGCGCCCCGCTTAGCGGAGCCGAGGAGTCGTTCGAGGACGGCCTGCTCGAATATCCGCAGTATACCCGACCTCAGGAATGGGAAGGGCGCACGATCCCCGAAGTGCTGCGATCGGGGGATCATGCGAGGATTGCGGCGTGGAGAAAATCCATGGCCGAGACCGACACACGGCTACGCAGGCCGGACCTTTGGGAGCGTCATAGTGGCGCTCGGGTTCAGCCTGCCTCTGGTGCGCAGCGCGAAACGAAGGACTAG
- the rpsA gene encoding 30S ribosomal protein S1: MASTANPTRADFEALLNEQLGGAGEDGFEGRVVKGTVTAIENGMAIIDVGLKSEGRISLKEFERGEEDGSHGLSVGSEVEVFVDRVENADGEAMLSRDRARREAAWDKLESEFGEGKRVDGRIFGRVKGGFTVDLDGAVAFLPGSQVDIRPVRDVGPLMDMPQPFQILKMDRRRGNIVVSRRAVLEETRAEQRSELIDKLAEGQVIDGVVKNITDYGAFVDLGGIDGLLHVTDMSYKRVNHPNEVINIGDTVTVQIIRINPETQRISLGMKQLESDPWDGVGAKYPIGMKMTGQVTNITEYGAFVEIEPGIEGLVHVSEMSWTKKNVHPGKIVSTSQEVEVMVLEVDSEKRRISLGLKQAQRNPWEEFAEAHPVGSKVTGEVKNATEFGLFIGLPGDVDGMVHMSDIAWGISGEDALALHRKGEEVEAVVLDVDVEKERISLGMKQLEKGAPAAGGAASGGAGGLKKNDVVTVTVLEVRDGGLEVQAGDDGATGFIKRSDLGRDRDEQRPDRFQAGQKLDAMVIGFDRSKKPNFSVKARQIAEEKQAVEQYGSSDSGASLGDILGEALKAKQD; encoded by the coding sequence ATGGCTTCGACAGCCAACCCGACCCGCGCCGATTTCGAGGCGCTTCTCAACGAACAGCTCGGCGGCGCCGGCGAAGACGGCTTCGAAGGCCGCGTCGTCAAGGGCACCGTCACCGCCATCGAAAACGGCATGGCGATCATCGATGTGGGCCTGAAGAGCGAAGGCCGCATCTCCCTCAAGGAATTCGAGCGCGGCGAAGAAGACGGCTCGCACGGCCTTTCGGTCGGCAGCGAAGTCGAAGTGTTCGTCGACCGCGTCGAGAACGCCGACGGCGAAGCAATGCTGTCGCGCGACCGCGCCCGCCGCGAAGCCGCCTGGGACAAGCTGGAAAGCGAGTTCGGTGAAGGCAAGCGCGTCGACGGCCGCATCTTCGGCCGCGTCAAGGGCGGCTTCACCGTCGACCTCGACGGCGCCGTGGCGTTCCTCCCCGGCTCGCAGGTCGACATCCGCCCGGTCCGCGACGTCGGCCCGCTGATGGACATGCCGCAGCCGTTCCAGATCCTGAAGATGGACCGCCGCCGCGGCAACATCGTCGTCTCGCGCCGCGCAGTGCTCGAGGAAACCCGCGCCGAACAGCGCAGCGAGCTGATCGACAAGCTGGCCGAGGGCCAGGTGATCGACGGCGTGGTCAAGAACATCACCGACTACGGTGCGTTCGTCGACCTCGGCGGTATCGACGGCCTGCTCCACGTGACGGACATGAGCTACAAGCGGGTCAACCACCCGAACGAGGTGATCAACATCGGCGACACCGTCACCGTGCAGATCATCCGCATCAACCCCGAAACGCAGCGTATCAGCCTCGGCATGAAGCAGCTCGAAAGCGATCCGTGGGACGGCGTCGGTGCCAAGTACCCGATCGGCATGAAGATGACCGGCCAGGTGACCAACATCACCGAATACGGCGCCTTCGTCGAGATCGAGCCGGGCATCGAAGGCCTCGTCCACGTTTCGGAAATGAGCTGGACCAAGAAGAACGTCCACCCGGGCAAGATCGTCAGCACTTCGCAGGAAGTCGAAGTGATGGTGCTCGAGGTCGACAGCGAGAAGCGCCGCATCAGCCTCGGCCTCAAGCAGGCCCAGCGCAATCCGTGGGAAGAGTTCGCCGAAGCGCACCCGGTCGGCTCGAAGGTCACCGGCGAAGTCAAGAACGCCACCGAGTTCGGCCTGTTCATCGGCCTGCCCGGCGACGTCGACGGCATGGTCCACATGTCGGACATCGCCTGGGGCATCTCGGGCGAGGACGCGCTGGCGCTGCACCGCAAGGGTGAAGAGGTCGAGGCCGTGGTTCTCGACGTCGACGTCGAGAAGGAGCGCATCAGCCTCGGCATGAAGCAGCTCGAAAAGGGCGCGCCGGCTGCCGGCGGTGCCGCGAGCGGCGGTGCGGGCGGTCTGAAGAAGAACGACGTCGTCACCGTCACCGTTCTCGAAGTCCGCGATGGCGGCCTCGAGGTTCAGGCGGGCGACGATGGCGCCACCGGCTTCATCAAGCGCAGCGACCTTGGCCGCGACCGCGACGAGCAGCGTCCGGATCGCTTCCAGGCCGGCCAGAAGCTCGATGCCATGGTCATCGGCTTCGACCGTTCGAAGAAGCCCAACTTCTCTGTCAAGGCGCGCCAGATCGCCGAAGAGAAGCAGGCGGTCGAGCAGTACGGTTCGTCGGATTCGGGTGCGTCGCTCGGCGACATCCTCGGCGAAGCGCTGAAGGCGAAGCAGGACTGA
- the ffh gene encoding signal recognition particle protein — translation MFDTLSDRLGTVFDRLRGRGALSEQDVRDAMREVRVALLEADVALPVARRFIDSVTEKAVGQDVLRSVTPGQMVVKIVHDELVEMLGGGDGAVAEGLNLAAKPPVVIMMVGLQGSGKTTTTAKLAKWIREKHGKKALMASLDVARPAAQEQLAVLGTQVEVATLPIVQGQQPVDIARRALESARLQAIDVLLLDTAGRLHVDQALMDEMKAVAGVSAPTEVLLVVDSLTGQDAVNVAQSFSGEVPLTGVVLTRMDGDARGGAALSMRHVTGKPIKFAGTGEKLDAIEAFHPGRVADRILGMGDVVSLVEKAATAIKEEEAEAMARRMAKGQFDLNDLRMQLKQMQNMGGLGMLAGMMPGMKKAKQAMAQSGVDDKVLVHMDAIIGSMTPKERERPELMNAKRKKRVAAGAGLEVQDVNKLLKMHQEMARAMKQIRKMGGFKGLAAAFGKGGLGGALGGMGMGGPGVPPPSLPGLGGGALPSNLQDLMKKK, via the coding sequence ATGTTCGACACCCTGTCCGATCGTCTCGGCACCGTCTTCGACCGCTTGCGCGGTCGCGGCGCGCTGAGCGAACAGGACGTGCGCGATGCGATGCGCGAGGTGCGCGTCGCCCTGCTCGAGGCGGACGTCGCGCTGCCGGTCGCCCGCCGGTTCATCGATTCGGTCACCGAGAAGGCGGTCGGCCAGGACGTGCTGCGCTCGGTCACGCCGGGGCAGATGGTCGTCAAGATCGTCCACGACGAGCTCGTGGAGATGCTCGGCGGCGGCGACGGCGCTGTCGCCGAAGGGCTGAACCTCGCCGCGAAGCCGCCGGTCGTGATCATGATGGTCGGCCTCCAGGGCTCGGGCAAGACGACCACCACCGCCAAGCTCGCCAAGTGGATCCGCGAGAAGCACGGCAAGAAGGCCTTGATGGCCTCGCTCGACGTCGCGCGCCCCGCGGCGCAGGAGCAGCTCGCGGTGCTCGGTACTCAGGTCGAGGTCGCGACCTTGCCCATCGTCCAGGGCCAGCAGCCGGTCGACATCGCCCGCCGCGCACTCGAATCGGCGCGGCTGCAGGCCATCGACGTTCTGCTGCTCGACACCGCCGGCCGGCTCCACGTCGACCAGGCGCTGATGGACGAGATGAAGGCGGTCGCCGGGGTTTCGGCGCCGACCGAAGTGCTGCTGGTGGTCGATTCGCTCACCGGTCAGGACGCCGTGAACGTTGCCCAGTCGTTCTCGGGCGAGGTGCCGCTTACCGGCGTGGTGCTGACCCGCATGGACGGCGATGCGCGCGGCGGCGCGGCGCTGTCGATGCGGCACGTCACCGGCAAGCCGATCAAGTTCGCCGGCACGGGCGAAAAGCTCGACGCGATCGAGGCTTTTCATCCCGGCCGCGTGGCCGACCGCATCCTCGGCATGGGCGACGTCGTCAGCCTGGTCGAGAAGGCGGCGACCGCGATCAAGGAGGAAGAAGCCGAGGCGATGGCCCGGCGCATGGCCAAGGGCCAGTTCGACCTCAACGACCTGCGCATGCAGCTGAAGCAGATGCAGAACATGGGCGGTCTCGGCATGCTGGCGGGCATGATGCCGGGCATGAAGAAGGCCAAGCAGGCGATGGCCCAGTCGGGCGTGGACGACAAGGTCCTCGTCCACATGGACGCGATCATCGGCTCGATGACCCCCAAGGAGCGCGAGCGCCCGGAACTGATGAACGCCAAGCGCAAGAAGCGCGTCGCGGCGGGCGCCGGGCTCGAGGTGCAGGACGTCAACAAGCTGCTCAAGATGCACCAGGAAATGGCGCGGGCGATGAAGCAGATCCGCAAGATGGGCGGTTTCAAGGGGCTCGCCGCTGCCTTCGGGAAGGGCGGCCTCGGCGGTGCGCTCGGCGGCATGGGAATGGGCGGACCGGGCGTACCCCCGCCGTCGCTCCCGGGGCTGGGTGGCGGCGCGCTGCCCTCCAACCTGCAAGATTTGATGAAAAAGAAGTGA
- the rplS gene encoding 50S ribosomal protein L19, producing MNLIQQLEAEAAEALTQGKDIPEFRAGDTLRVGVRVVEGTRTRTQNFEGVCIARSNRGMGSNFTVRKISFGEGVERVFPLYSPNIESITVVRRGVVRRAKLYYLRGRTGKRARIAERRENA from the coding sequence GTGAACCTGATCCAGCAACTCGAGGCCGAAGCGGCCGAGGCCCTGACCCAGGGCAAGGACATCCCCGAATTCCGCGCCGGCGACACGCTGCGCGTGGGCGTGCGCGTCGTCGAAGGCACCCGCACCCGTACCCAGAACTTCGAAGGCGTGTGCATCGCGCGTTCGAACCGCGGCATGGGTTCGAACTTCACCGTGCGGAAGATCAGCTTCGGCGAGGGCGTCGAGCGCGTCTTCCCGCTGTATTCGCCCAACATCGAGAGCATCACCGTGGTTCGCCGCGGCGTCGTGCGCCGGGCGAAGCTCTACTACCTGCGCGGCCGCACTGGCAAACGCGCCCGTATCGCCGAGCGTCGTGAGAACGCCTGA
- the rimM gene encoding ribosome maturation factor RimM (Essential for efficient processing of 16S rRNA): MDKPVTLAAVAGAHGVTGEVRLKLFGEGVEALSAYKSFNDGALTLRKLRDDGKGGAIARFAEIPDRTAAEKLRGTVLTVPRSAMPPLGEGEYYHADLIGLAAVSPDGEVLGTIVSVENFGAGDVLELELTGGKRAMVPMTADAVSEWDHARAVIDPAFIA, translated from the coding sequence ATGGACAAGCCCGTCACCCTCGCCGCCGTCGCCGGCGCGCACGGGGTGACGGGCGAAGTCCGCCTCAAGCTGTTCGGCGAGGGCGTCGAGGCGCTTTCGGCGTACAAGAGCTTCAACGACGGCGCATTGACGCTGAGGAAGCTGCGCGACGATGGCAAGGGCGGTGCGATCGCCCGCTTTGCCGAAATCCCCGACAGGACGGCCGCAGAGAAGTTGCGCGGCACCGTCCTCACCGTCCCGCGTTCGGCCATGCCTCCGCTTGGCGAGGGCGAATATTACCACGCCGACCTGATCGGCCTGGCCGCGGTTTCGCCTGACGGCGAAGTGCTCGGCACGATCGTGTCGGTCGAGAACTTCGGGGCCGGCGACGTGCTGGAACTCGAATTGACCGGCGGCAAGCGAGCCATGGTGCCCATGACCGCCGACGCCGTGTCCGAATGGGATCACGCGCGCGCGGTGATCGACCCCGCTTTCATCGCCTGA
- a CDS encoding NAD(P)/FAD-dependent oxidoreductase yields MSDTGEAKPDDCIIIGAGPAGLTAAIYLARYHLSIRLFDSGESRAAWIPTSHNHAGFPEGINGKDLLNRMYKQAHLYGAVREDKRVTHLARTGDRFTVGTESGTYTARSVLLATGVINRRPADLPEEVHDAALAAGMLRYCPVCDGYEVTDKKVAVVGTGAKGTAEAMFLRGYTADLTLVSPDGAHELDAESIAKLDAAGIARVDGPCGGWKIEGKQLAFDTGAGRMAFDSVYPALGSHIRSSLAKDAGARLSEDGCILTDDHYETSVPGLFAAGDVVKGLDQISNAMGQAGVASTTIRNHLAAETPLRR; encoded by the coding sequence ATGAGCGATACCGGCGAAGCGAAACCCGACGATTGCATCATCATCGGGGCCGGGCCCGCCGGGCTGACCGCGGCGATCTACCTGGCGCGGTACCACCTCTCGATCCGGCTGTTCGACAGCGGCGAAAGCCGTGCGGCGTGGATACCGACGAGCCACAATCACGCGGGCTTTCCCGAAGGCATCAACGGCAAGGACCTGCTCAACCGGATGTACAAGCAGGCGCACCTCTATGGCGCGGTTCGCGAGGACAAGCGCGTCACGCACCTTGCCAGGACAGGCGACCGTTTCACCGTGGGCACTGAAAGCGGCACTTACACCGCGCGGTCGGTGCTGCTGGCGACCGGGGTCATAAACCGGCGTCCGGCCGACCTGCCCGAGGAAGTGCACGATGCCGCGCTCGCCGCCGGGATGCTCCGCTATTGCCCGGTTTGCGACGGATACGAGGTGACCGACAAGAAGGTGGCGGTGGTGGGCACAGGCGCGAAGGGCACGGCCGAAGCGATGTTCCTGCGCGGATACACCGCGGACCTGACGCTGGTTTCGCCCGATGGTGCGCACGAGCTCGACGCGGAATCCATCGCGAAGCTCGACGCAGCCGGCATCGCCCGTGTGGACGGCCCCTGCGGCGGCTGGAAGATCGAGGGCAAGCAGCTGGCCTTCGACACTGGCGCCGGACGAATGGCGTTCGACAGCGTCTATCCGGCACTTGGCAGCCACATACGCTCCAGCCTTGCAAAGGACGCGGGGGCTCGCCTGTCCGAAGACGGCTGCATCCTGACCGACGATCACTACGAAACGAGCGTGCCCGGACTGTTCGCCGCGGGCGACGTCGTGAAGGGACTCGACCAGATCAGCAATGCGATGGGTCAGGCGGGGGTCGCTTCGACCACCATCCGCAACCACCTGGCCGCGGAGACGCCGCTCAGGCGATGA
- a CDS encoding DOPA 4,5-dioxygenase family protein, with product MAIRGFHAHIYFDAHELEQAQAFAAAAAAEFGCPVGHFHTAPVGPHPRGSVQLTMRPDEFARFAAWAPEARGDLTVFAHGLSGDDLIDHTRYVVWFGPSESLDMTALD from the coding sequence GTGGCGATCCGCGGATTCCACGCGCACATCTACTTCGACGCGCACGAGCTGGAACAGGCGCAGGCGTTCGCCGCGGCGGCAGCAGCCGAGTTCGGTTGCCCGGTCGGTCATTTCCATACCGCGCCGGTCGGCCCGCACCCGCGCGGATCGGTGCAGCTTACGATGCGCCCGGATGAGTTCGCACGCTTCGCCGCCTGGGCGCCCGAGGCACGCGGCGACCTGACGGTGTTCGCCCACGGCCTCAGCGGAGACGACCTCATCGACCACACGCGCTACGTGGTGTGGTTCGGACCGTCCGAGAGCCTCGACATGACGGCGCTCGACTGA
- a CDS encoding TIGR02300 family protein gives MVKPEWGTKRQCPKCGERFYDLTKDEPVECIECGEKWFPEPVLKSKQPIPFEEEKKKEKEADSDLADDDLEDLDVDDDEDSPDNDVDLGGDDDLGVTTGGDDDDNDE, from the coding sequence ATGGTCAAGCCAGAGTGGGGCACCAAGCGTCAGTGCCCCAAGTGCGGTGAGCGCTTCTACGACCTGACGAAGGACGAGCCGGTCGAGTGCATCGAGTGCGGCGAGAAGTGGTTCCCCGAGCCGGTGCTCAAGTCGAAGCAGCCGATTCCCTTCGAGGAAGAGAAGAAGAAGGAAAAGGAAGCCGATTCGGACCTGGCCGATGACGATCTGGAGGATCTCGACGTCGACGACGACGAGGATTCGCCGGACAACGACGTCGATCTCGGCGGCGACGACGACCTCGGTGTGACCACCGGCGGCGACGACGACGACAACGACGAATAA
- a CDS encoding (d)CMP kinase, with protein MIIAVDGPTASGKGTLARKLAAHYGLPYLDTGLLYRAVGRQVFLDGGDPEDGGDALAATAFPDSLLGDPHLRTEETGGFASRVSVHPSVRKALYERQRKFAEQPGGAVLDGRDIGTVIAPDADVKLFVTASVEARAERRWKEMRENGLEVSLGDIADDIRQRDERDANRKDAPLRVAEGASVIDTTAMTREQALAAAIEAVEAARRA; from the coding sequence ATGATCATCGCAGTCGACGGCCCGACCGCTTCGGGCAAGGGCACCCTCGCCCGCAAGCTGGCCGCGCATTACGGCCTCCCGTATCTCGACACCGGCCTGCTCTACCGCGCGGTCGGGCGGCAGGTATTCCTCGACGGGGGCGACCCCGAGGATGGCGGCGACGCGCTGGCTGCGACCGCCTTTCCCGACAGCCTGCTGGGCGACCCGCACCTGCGCACCGAGGAAACCGGCGGGTTTGCGAGCCGGGTGTCGGTCCATCCGTCGGTTCGCAAGGCGCTGTACGAGCGCCAGCGCAAGTTCGCCGAGCAGCCGGGCGGCGCGGTTCTCGACGGGCGCGACATCGGCACCGTGATCGCGCCCGATGCCGACGTGAAGCTGTTCGTCACCGCCAGCGTAGAGGCGCGCGCCGAGCGGCGGTGGAAGGAAATGCGCGAAAACGGGCTGGAGGTATCGCTCGGCGACATCGCCGACGACATCCGCCAGCGCGACGAGCGCGACGCCAACCGGAAGGACGCGCCCCTGCGCGTGGCCGAAGGGGCATCCGTCATCGACACGACCGCGATGACCCGCGAACAGGCGCTCGCCGCCGCGATCGAGGCCGTCGAAGCGGCGCGGCGCGCATAG
- a CDS encoding NADPH:quinone oxidoreductase family protein: protein MKALRVERLTDDLSGVALTDIAMPEPGPDEVLVRVRASSLNYPDLLMTRGAYQFKPEPPFTSGMELAGEVVSAPDGSSLPVGQAVMGGAKTGGFAEYVALPARAVRPIPPGMDFASAASLGTAYTTAWTALVEQGGLREGQWVLVHGASGGVGLAACDLARALGARVIAATHDAAKVDLIRDAVSPEAVIVNRGRFREDVAELTGGALCDLVYDPVGGDVFDESTRCVAFGGKLLVIGFVAGRIPEIAVNIPLIKGFSIVGVRAGEFARRFPERGAAIAAEIARLAGKGVIRPIIDRVLPLKRWRVGFDAMAGGQLVGKVVFEP from the coding sequence GTGAAGGCGCTGCGGGTCGAGCGGTTGACGGACGACCTGTCAGGGGTCGCACTCACCGACATCGCGATGCCCGAGCCGGGGCCGGACGAAGTACTCGTCCGGGTGCGCGCCTCCTCGCTCAATTACCCCGACCTGCTGATGACCCGGGGGGCCTATCAGTTCAAACCGGAGCCGCCCTTCACGAGCGGCATGGAATTGGCGGGAGAGGTTGTTTCCGCACCCGATGGCAGCAGCCTGCCCGTCGGCCAGGCGGTCATGGGCGGCGCGAAGACGGGCGGGTTCGCCGAGTACGTCGCCCTCCCCGCGCGGGCGGTCAGGCCGATCCCGCCGGGCATGGATTTCGCGTCAGCTGCCTCGCTCGGGACAGCCTACACCACCGCCTGGACCGCGCTCGTCGAGCAGGGTGGACTCCGCGAAGGGCAGTGGGTTCTCGTCCATGGGGCGAGCGGCGGGGTCGGCCTGGCGGCCTGCGATTTGGCCCGAGCGCTTGGTGCGCGGGTGATCGCGGCGACGCACGATGCGGCTAAAGTCGACCTCATCCGGGACGCGGTCTCGCCCGAAGCGGTAATCGTCAATCGCGGACGGTTTCGGGAAGACGTCGCCGAACTCACCGGAGGGGCGCTTTGCGACCTCGTCTATGATCCCGTCGGCGGCGACGTGTTCGACGAGAGCACGCGCTGCGTCGCATTCGGCGGCAAGCTGCTGGTGATCGGGTTCGTCGCCGGTCGGATCCCGGAGATCGCGGTGAACATCCCCCTCATCAAGGGGTTCTCCATCGTGGGTGTGCGCGCGGGAGAGTTCGCGCGCCGCTTTCCCGAGCGCGGCGCAGCCATCGCCGCTGAGATCGCGCGCTTGGCGGGCAAAGGGGTGATCCGCCCCATCATCGATCGCGTGCTCCCGCTCAAGCGCTGGCGTGTGGGCTTCGACGCGATGGCCGGCGGGCAACTCGTCGGAAAGGTCGTTTTCGAGCCCTAA
- the aroA gene encoding 3-phosphoshikimate 1-carboxyvinyltransferase produces MQASTSQQDQASPRRFLPSGPLRGRIRVAGDKSISHRSVMLGALAVGETRVTGLLEGEDVMATAAAMRAMGAQVDKVGDEWRIHGVGVGGLLQPQTALDMGNSGTSTRLLMGLLASHAITATFTGDASLSKRPMGRVIEPLSRIGAQFTPSPGGRLPLMMTGANVPVPIEYRLPVASAQVKSAVLLAGLNTAGITTVIEPVPTRDHSERMLRGFGAELEVEEVGGERVITVRGEADLRPQTIEVPGDPSSAAFFMVAATIVEGSDLVIENVGLNPTRAGLVEVLRQMGAQIEELHRRDVGGEPVADLRVRHAPLTGIEVDPAVAPSMIDEFPVLFVAAALAQGRTVTRGLEELRVKESDRIAAMAAALTAAGARVEETEDGLIVDGTGGEPLRGTSNARVKTHLDHRIAMAMAVAGLASKDGVEVDDTRPIATSFPAFEPLLDGARA; encoded by the coding sequence ATGCAAGCATCGACCAGCCAACAGGACCAAGCGTCCCCTCGCCGCTTCCTGCCGTCCGGTCCCCTGCGCGGTCGCATCCGCGTGGCGGGCGACAAGTCGATCAGCCACCGGTCGGTGATGCTGGGCGCGCTCGCGGTGGGCGAGACGCGCGTCACGGGCCTGCTCGAGGGCGAGGACGTGATGGCCACCGCCGCCGCGATGCGCGCGATGGGCGCACAGGTCGACAAGGTCGGCGATGAGTGGCGCATCCACGGCGTCGGCGTCGGCGGGCTGCTGCAGCCGCAAACGGCGCTCGACATGGGCAATTCGGGTACTTCGACGCGGCTGCTGATGGGCCTGCTCGCCAGCCATGCGATCACCGCCACGTTCACCGGCGACGCCAGCCTTTCCAAGCGCCCCATGGGACGCGTCATCGAGCCGCTGAGCCGCATCGGCGCGCAGTTCACCCCGTCGCCCGGCGGTCGCCTTCCGCTGATGATGACCGGCGCAAACGTCCCCGTTCCGATCGAATACCGCCTCCCGGTCGCGTCCGCCCAGGTCAAGAGCGCGGTGCTGCTGGCGGGCCTCAACACCGCCGGAATCACCACAGTGATCGAGCCCGTCCCCACCCGCGACCATTCCGAACGGATGCTGCGCGGCTTTGGCGCAGAATTGGAAGTCGAGGAAGTGGGCGGCGAGCGCGTGATCACCGTTCGCGGCGAGGCCGACTTGCGCCCCCAGACGATCGAGGTCCCCGGCGATCCTTCGTCCGCGGCGTTCTTCATGGTCGCGGCGACCATCGTCGAAGGCAGCGATCTTGTGATCGAGAACGTCGGCCTCAATCCGACCCGCGCCGGACTGGTCGAGGTGCTGCGCCAGATGGGCGCCCAGATCGAGGAACTCCATCGCCGCGATGTCGGCGGAGAGCCGGTCGCCGACCTGCGCGTCCGCCATGCCCCCCTCACCGGGATCGAGGTCGACCCGGCGGTCGCCCCCAGCATGATCGACGAGTTTCCCGTGCTCTTCGTGGCCGCGGCGCTGGCGCAGGGCCGCACGGTCACCCGCGGGCTCGAGGAGCTACGGGTCAAGGAAAGCGATCGCATCGCCGCGATGGCCGCCGCGCTGACCGCAGCGGGCGCGCGAGTCGAGGAGACCGAGGACGGCCTGATCGTCGACGGCACCGGCGGCGAGCCGCTGCGCGGCACGTCGAACGCGCGGGTGAAGACCCACCTCGATCATCGCATCGCAATGGCGATGGCGGTCGCGGGCCTCGCGTCGAAGGACGGGGTCGAGGTCGACGACACACGCCCCATTGCGACCAGCTTCCCGGCGTTCGAACCCTTGCTCGACGGTGCGCGCGCGTGA
- a CDS encoding CBU_0592 family membrane protein, producing the protein MTGLDIYTLVGFAGMACIIAAYAYLTWSDEPNPFVLHGTNLAGAALLTVSLLVHTNLPSLVLEGFWAAIAIYGLVKAFAARRRAA; encoded by the coding sequence GTGACCGGGCTCGATATCTACACTCTCGTCGGGTTTGCCGGCATGGCCTGCATCATCGCGGCCTACGCCTACCTGACGTGGAGCGACGAACCGAACCCCTTCGTGCTGCACGGCACCAACCTCGCGGGCGCCGCCCTGCTGACGGTATCCCTGCTGGTGCACACCAACCTGCCGAGCCTGGTGCTCGAAGGCTTCTGGGCGGCGATCGCGATCTACGGGCTGGTGAAAGCCTTCGCCGCGCGCAGGCGCGCCGCATGA